One segment of Schistocerca cancellata isolate TAMUIC-IGC-003103 chromosome 2, iqSchCanc2.1, whole genome shotgun sequence DNA contains the following:
- the LOC126157801 gene encoding piggyBac transposable element-derived protein 1-like, which translates to MASSSRTVLSEEEILDLLEQPLSENESESDFDYDSDSFQNNSSDNNEENSDNVHVSSDSEEDSWRMWSDTDTDFKDFPFDESKCGFITESSSVPSLPIGFFQLIFTDNLFQQIADETNRYATSKIRKVTPLPQHSTWWDWRNVTMEEMKRFHDCFSHRQFMQIFWALHVYNLTSATHVNIQVQSRLSKVKNVLNYLSGTFLEIYQPYQYLAADESTVSFKGHVLFKMYNPQKPTKRGLRVYLISDSANGYICSLIPYFGAVTTELLICPHLNFSEKIVLHLLANIINATGQSWYHLYTGCFYTSVALADELLKQNMHLTGMIQANRKNLPAAIKKGALCLRKHEIKCLCNNKMMVLALQDK; encoded by the exons ATGGCTAGTTCTTCACGTACAGTCCTTTCTGAGGAAGAGATTTTAGATCTTTTAGAGCAACCTCTAAGTGAAAACGAGAGTGAAAGTGATTTTGATTATGATAGTGATTCATTTCAAAACAATTCGAGTGACAATAACgaagaaaacagtgacaatgtgcatgtttctagtgATTCAGAAGAGGATTCGTGGCGAATGTGgagcgacactgacactgacttcaAAGATTTTCCTTTTGACGAATCAAAGTGTGGTTTTATAACAGAAAGTAGTTCTGTTCCATCATTGCCCATCGGATTCTTTCAATTAATTTTTACAGATAACCTATTTCAACAAATAGCAGATGAAACGAATAGGTATGctacatcaaaaatacgtaaagtGACACCACTTCCACAACATTCTACATGGTGGGACTGGAGAAATGTTACCATGGAAGAAATGAAACGCTTCCATG ACTGCTTTAGTCACCGACAATTTATGCAAATTTTCTGGGCACTTCATGTTTATAATCTGACAAGTGCTACACATGTCAACATTCAGGTTCAGTCACGTCTGAGTAAAGTGAAAAATGTACTGAATTACTTGTCTGGCACGTTTCTCGAAATTTATCAACCATATCAGTATTTAGCTGCTGATGAATCTACAGTATCATTCAAGGGTCATGTATTATTCAAAATGTACAATCCTCAAAAACCAACAAAAAGAGGACTCAGAGTTTATCTAATTTCAGATTCAGCAAATGGTTATATCTGCAGTTTGATACCCTATTTTGGCGCTGTAACAACTGAATTATTGATTTGTCCACACTTGAATTTTTCTGAGAAAATAGTTCTTCACCTGCTAGCTAATATCATAAATGCTACAGGGCAATCATGGTATCATTTGTACACTGGCTGTTTTTATACAAGTGTTGCATTAGCTGATGAGCTGTTGAAACAGAACATGCATCTCACAGGAATGATTCAGGCCAATCGCAAAAACCTTCCAGCTGCAATCAAGAAAGGAGCTCTGTGTCTAAGGAAGCATGAAATAAAATGCCTCTGCAACAACAAAATGATGGTTCTGGCACTGCAAGATAAATGA